The following DNA comes from Triticum aestivum cultivar Chinese Spring chromosome 3D, IWGSC CS RefSeq v2.1, whole genome shotgun sequence.
attgatgcgttcattgttttggtatgtacacatattaattaactctcgtctttcttctttttctagccctccggatcgagcacaacttcggtaaagagacgaggcccgaagaaaaagttgcgctcggatgaaaggtttgagatcatagcaatcgcgcgcgacggccaaccgattgaacccatccggacaaaggaaacatttgctgctcagtgcggggttcttgttagggacaagatcccgatcagcatccaccaatggtataagcctaagaaggaagaccctgaggtgtcttatgtcaatgatatgcaaaaagatgttctttggactgagctgaaggcaaatttcaccctaccgccagaggaggatccggagaagccagttaaatagcaattaatcaagtctcatgctcttaagaagatggcagacctattcaggaggtggaagaatgagctgaaaacgtttgtcgacaaacaagagacaccagaattcatcggcaaatatgagaagatcagagatcactggcccgcatttgtggcccacaagacatcggaaaagagtaagaagatgtcagggacaaacaagaaaaatgttgcgaagaagaagcttcaccatcacacggggtcaggtggctacctcaaagcccggcctaagtgggccaatgatgagaatgatctgcttgataaagggatcgaaccagagacaatgaactggccagaccgttgccggacttggttcttcggggctggcggaaccttgaaccctgtatcagggaagtgcgtttggacggacgagcaaatgagaataccagtcaagaggcttgagcactatatcgatgcagcgcagcaagggacgttcgttccagacagagagaacgacgagctcacaatggccctcgggaatcctgagcaccctggacggacacgaggcacgccaggctccattccgtggaaggctggttttccggtcgcaggcggttacaaatgccaggagaggaggaaaaaagtggagcagatccaaattcagaaactgcacgaaagggttcaagcgctagaggaacgagacataGCTCGCAACCagcgacctgccgaaactacccccgaagctaccccgccatctcagcggagaagcagcgtggcttccactgagctgcttcagccggagcatttcttgacggctcctgctagctaccccgtggatgctatcacggagtctcaacattgccaccttatgacgcaatggcagaacttcaaagtcaaggcggctgtcggctctgttcgacctcctgaacccggcgcaacttttcactaccgtccgattccagaaggatatgctagggtgacggtggacgataacggagggatttgaggacctccagcttgaccaccctaccggtgaaggggagactcagctgggttctgctctaaagactccatgcctatggcggaaggagctcatcaaccttccgaactggacgcctccgcctcctcctcctcctccggcgagtaagggcactccgcctcctcctccgcctcctcctccggcgagtgatcagggcactcagcctccttctccggcgcatggcggtactacccctccttctccgcctgcgccggcacgctcgagcagccagcctcctccttctccgcctcgtcagccaaggcggaagagacccgccgccgctccggctgctccggcacgtcgtagtccttctcctccgcctcgtaagcaaggaaagaagacagccatagccgctccgtctactctgccggcgtctagcagtacagccagaggcggcaGGCAaaacagattcggtccttctctgaagactccagagaagttaccatacgagaggaccgaggaggaaaccacgaagatcgtgcgagccgaaatgacgaacttctttgaaggggtgaaagcaaagaaatatccacctccggaggagaaggtagatccggtgaaagcgaagcgcactctggctgccctgacaaaaccaccaaagtctccgccgaaaggcaactatgagcgcattattgcaaagacatttgtcgaagcggagcggtcgggaagtactgtagtgatcaaaggttaaaagaacgacgagctgggaaaaaaattgcccagctcggcgaacaagcgaaccaatcatgccccccgctcaaggtgtctagcgacatcgtctctaatgatccgaggatggtgcccggttatagcaatcttggagattacctgcccgacgatgtacattatgatttcttggaggtggaggaacacagatacgagtacgggaagcctctcgtcaaagatgaaagatctctaacaacgatgatgcgaagattacatgattggtacatgaaaacctgcagagagtctgggggaggaatactttgacgctgagagttaaagaggagcatgacctcgttggaattgaactgttgaatgttccatttgaggagttcttccagtttttcaatgaaaaggccctcgataaatcaacgatcacttgctactgtctgtaagtagtactacttctgtcattaagtctctctatataggtcagctctttcattgcatgtatttataattatcctcactatattatgcagattgaagatcgccgaattgaagaaaagacaaatcggtgatattggattcattaacacaaatctcatagatgcaactgaggttaaatatcatgccgaaaataccgaggccaacttgctacgatcgttggtaataaatgaaaacaaagatataatactctttccttacaacttcaagtgagtgttattgtcttgtgcatattcggtttcccttattagtccaggttatagtagtgtaattgatgacttatgcatgcgtgcacagcttccactatattctcctagagattaagcttgagcagggactagtaaccgtcttagactcgagacgaaaagatcccaggactatgcggacatgattcaaatgctcgagaagtaagttaaatcgatcaatATCCACCATaacagcaactttgttcatttcctgatatcaagtaattgttttctttgtctggcagagtttggagaaaattcaccaaaaaagctccgggactgccgaagaaggtgcaatttagacacccgaaagtaagtactatagtagcatgttccgtgcatctcctagtgattcaagcgctagtttcatcaataccatttagcatgcttgcttatcagtttgattgacctctatttcttgtaaagtggttgtggcaggaacaagggaatgatttctgtggatactatgtttgcgagtccatctgctacacgacctgtgagcggggctactctgacgaacaatatgaagtgcgtaagcaataatattcacaattttattttattaccatcatttgtgttgagtttcatttattcatatatatatgtattgaccccttcttcaaattagatctttcggatgcgggatgaactcctaccaccagatcgtatgcgagcaattcaagaggaattggcggcattcttccttgaccacgtgatcgctgaaaacggagaatactatgtggaccctgtgttcatatataattaggagattatattgtaagagataattattgtatatatgtagccggtagtgtcggatagatatacgagaacttgttgttcgaccaatctctcggagaaggagaggtggtcgatatcacttctctctgtatgcatatatatgttcatgaagatcttctgtttccttcatttgcttactagctagcgtgtctagtcctctctataggtatatagtacgtagcgtcgaccaagcacggagataagagaggacacttctctctattaattagctagctaacacaatatatgaaacacctaaattaaccccccaaaacccccaacccccctccccctttcaaaaaaaacaaaaaccccagcccctgaaatgctgacgcgtggatgcctattggtcccagttagtgccaccaaccgggaccaaaggccctcctgcctgggctcgccgcaccggccacgtggaggcccatctgtgccggttcgtgtaagaaacgggactaaagggctagggcattagtaacgaccctttagtcccggttcaacaaccgggacaaaaggcccttaccaaccgggacagatgaccctttttctactagtgggagcgCTCCAGAGATGCGAGACCCAGGTATGCCTGCTTGAGACGCCGACGCAGCCAGAATTCTTGGCTGGAAAGAGGCCTGCAGTCTTGGGCCGCGTCGAGCCGCGCAATGACCTCGCATGCAACCAAGAGCTACAGGGACACGTTGCCGATGGTCTTGGCGCTCCAACTCTGCAGGCGGCCAGCGGTGAGGCGCAGACGGTCGAAGAATTGACGAAACGGGTCGGGGTCGAGTGGGGCACTAGACCAGGCGTCCGAGACCACCTGCATGAACCCAGGCAACTGAGGCCAAAACTTCTCGAAGTGGAAGCGACGCACACCCGGAGAACGCAGGGTGCAGTCAAGCATCAGAGGGCAATGATCCGAGGCCGCGGAGGACAGGCAATGCAGGAGGCAGCTGGGAAAGGCGGACTCCCAAGAGGTGGTGCAAAGGACTCTGCCGATCCGGACCAACGTATGGTTTTCGCGCTCATTGGACCAAGTATATCGCCTGCCATGAAGGTACAGGTCCCTGAGCTCCATGTTAGCCATGAAACGGCGGAAGCGCCGAATGAGACGCAAGTTCAGGCGAGAGTTGTTCTTGTCCGCGGCCGCGGTAATCAGGTTGAAGTCGCCGCCAAGGATCCATGGGCCGGCGCACGAGGCGCGCACATCCTGCAGGTCTTGCAGAAAGGACATCTTGTCGGCGTCGCTCTGCGGCCCATACACTCCTGTGATCCAGAATGGGTGCTCGCCCAAGAGTGAAGAAACCGCAGCGGTTATGTGGTTAGCGCCAATGGTCGGGTTAGAGATGGCAAGTTCGGAGGAGCGCCAGGCGAGAAGTATTCCACCGCATGAGCCAATCGCAGGCAGGGAGTAGAAGGTGTCGAAGGAGGGGCCAAGCGTTTCCGAGACCAGGAGGGGGTGACGTCGTCGAGCTTGGTCTCCTAGAGGCAGGCGATGACCGGCAGGTCCGAGGAAATAACACTACAGACGGCCATGCGCTTGGCGCCAGAGTTGAGGCCGCACACATTCTAGAACAAGATTTTAGGTTTACAATCCATAANNNNNNNNNNNNNNNNNNNNNNNNNNNNNNNNNNNNNNNNNNNNNNNNNNNNNNNNNNNNNNNNNNNNNNNNNNNNNNNNNNNNNNNNNNNNNNNNNNNNNNNNNNNNNNNNNNNNNNNNNNNNNNNNNNNNNNNNNNNNNNNNNNNNNNNNNNNNNNNNNNNNNNNNNNNNNNNNNNNNNNNNNNNNNNNNNNNNNNNNNNNNNNNNNNNNNNNNNNNNNNNNNNNNNNNNNNNNNNNNNNNNNNNNNNNNNNNNNNNNNNNNNNNNNNNNNNNNNNNNNNNNNNNNNNNNNNNNNNNNNNNNNNNNNNNNNNNNNNNNNNNNNNNNNNNNNNNNNNNNNNNNNNNNNNNNNNNNNNNNNNNNNNNNNNNNNNNNNNNNNNNNNNNNNNNNNNNNNNNNNNNNNNNNNNNNNNNNNNNNNNNNNNNNNNNNNNNNNAACAGCCTCGCGTAGCGGGCTAGTGCCACGGCATCAACCGGCTCGTCCTGCTTCAGCAGCCCCAGGCGAAGCAAAAGAACCCTCTTGGCCTTCATCTCCGAGTCCAAGACTCcccccgggggagggggggggggggtccgcatGCACTGCTAGAGGACGAAACGAGGACACGGCCGTGATTAAGCCATGTTTCTAGACACTCATGCACTCGCTTGATTTATAATTCCCGCCGGCTGTCGTAGTGCAGAGGCATCCAGTCCGGCCATCAGGTTGTTTATCACCGTAAGTATTTTTGTATATCAAGCATTGAATTTTCAAAGCCAGATCGGCCTGGACAATCTACCACTAGTAACCACTACTATTTAGTCTAGTTAATTTGTACACTGCATGTACAATGATCTACtctctctgtaaacaaatataagattctaaaacgtcttatatttgtttagaGAGGGAGTACTACTTGGATGATTACCAACTCGAGAAAAAATACTGATTCGATGTGTGTTTATTTGAAAACAATTGTTGCAATGCATGATCGTTCGTGTTGGAAAGAAATGCTACAACTTGTTTGATGAGCGAGGCATGGTCATAGAGATTAAGCTGGTATAAATGAATTTTTATTACCGAAGCACATATTGATATGCTTGGCTATCTACACATTATCTTACTGAGACTTATTATATCGTAACGTGTGTTGTCCTTTCTTATCCCCTTAAAGTCTAGATCCATGACGTGTGTTGTCTTCTTTGTCTCCATTAAGCGCAACTCCTTGCTCCACCCCTGCCCCCATGAAGTCACAGCTCGCCGGCCTCCTCCAACAACCAAAACAACCTTTCCCATTCAATTCTCTCATGCTATGCAATGCATTAACCAGAGAAACGTCGATGTTGGTGACAACAGGGGATCTGTTCCTCAACGCCTCGCATTCCCAGTAGGTTGCAACGTCCAACTGCTCCAATCGACATGCGTTGTTCTCTACACATTCTCAATGCTACCTTGTTCAAGGTGGAGGCACTAGGGAGTGCCTCCCTTGTAAGAGAGGCCAGGCCAATGTAGGTAAGGTTGGTGAACGAACAAGCTATAGAGTACCTTTCAACACCAAATACGACCATACCTTACCTTCTACTCccaccgtttctaaatataaggctttttagatatttcaatacagACTACAGACAGATGTATAGATGTattctagagtgtagattcactcattttccttcgtatgtagtccatattataATCTCTAAAAATgtgttatatttaggaacggagagagttgTAAAATGCCTTTTAAGATCCATACATGCACTCACAATCATGTTAGAACACTAGTGTGCTCCAAACCACGTGAAAGCATATAAGAGATAACCCCTGAATGACACAGGCGAGGCAAGAGAAATGAGCTAGGGAATACTTGGTGCTTGGTTGCTTCGCACAGCTGTGTGGTTGTGGGCTTGTCACTGCTGTGGTGTGTGGATGTGTGCCGACctaacaaaaaagaagaaaaacagaaGGAAAAAAACACCCTTGCTGCTTCATGATCAACATGTTCACCACGTAATTAAATCCTTACACGATCCAAGCTATGCGGAAAGCATCATCAAGCAGAATTCACAACACGTGCCGTTCGAGTAATGGCACATCTCATGATTGTGCGAACAGGTTGAGTTTCGCTTCTACTAGCAAAAAGAAGTGTGTTCAAGGGATCACATCAGTAACTACAGGAGCGCGCGGCTCGTATTTACGGGACGAAGTGTTCATTATATTGCAGGTTAGCGGCCCGGACCTCGCAGAAGCTTCACATTTTACATGGAAAAGGCGGTACCTGCAATGCACACGCAGATGTTCAGTTCAGTTGGCTCTTCATAAAACAGAAACTATACTAGGATCAGAGGAGCACCAGGGCAGCATACCTTTCAAACTCTAGCTTCTGGACGACAATACCATTCAGCAAAAGCTCCGAGTCGAACACTCCCAAACCTGCAACAGTGGCAACAAAGAATTACAGAATTGATCCATAAATTCGAGACATGGAGAAAGCACAGAAGAAATAACTTAAAGAACAAAAGGCATGTGGCGCCAGTGTATTGGTAAATACCATTCTTAATGAACGGTAAACAGATGTTGCAGTCTTGTTCACAAGAGATTACAAAGGCTCCTTCAAAATTCTTATTCTTCATCATAGACACTGTGATCCTCTCCAACAGCTGACAAGCCAGCAAACATAATCAGCATAAAAGCAAGTTAATAAAAAAAGATAATGATGTCTAGAAGACCTTCAATTGTATCCATGACAGCAGTGAAAAAATAAACTGGCAATCGTTCAATTTATCGCAACACAGGTGCACATCAAGAGGAAAGAACTAAGTCAAGAAAAATGAATGCAACGCAGGTAACAAGAAAATCTTCCAAGTAACAGATACAGGGCTGCAATTTGGCTCCGTAGCATACTTCTGTACCTCACagatttctttttagtctgcattgCAATCACAGTGTCTCAGAATTTTTGGTGCAATTTACGTAACATGCTACAAACTGCTACAAAATTAGTCACTTGGACAATTCATCAGATCCAAAAATTAGTATATCTATTCAGAACATTAAACTCACACTGGAAGCCAGTGGAGAAGCCAACTGACACTAAGAAATGAATGCAGCAAAGGGTAATATAAATTTTACTGCAAACCAAAACATGATGCGGATCACTACCAAAAGAAAAGGGACATTGTCATGGATAGTCACAGGATAACCAATTTCTTCGGAAGATAAGGATGTAGGATAACCAGTTGCATACCTTGCCACCAGCTGCCACTACTAAACATTTCAGAAGCTCCTTGCTAGGCTTAGCATTTCGCGTGATTAGTACTCTTCTACCCTACAATGGATTTCGGGGATAAATGAACATCACAATAAATTTTCTAAGATATTATGATTATACAATTGTCCTCTGCAACtatttatttttctcctattttgatCAGAAATTTCAATGCTAAAAGATTAGACACTAACCTCTAACAGTGGCTTTTTGCAGGCTTGGCTTAGTGCGACGGGCATGCTGAAGCGTAGCTCCTTTTCCTTCTTTGTATCCCTCATTATGTATTTTTTCTCATCAATGAAGCACCTTGCTTCTCCACAGCATTCAAGCCATGATGGTGTGACTACAGGTATGCCCATGGCCATTGCTTCTAGCATGTTCTTTGTACGAGCAAACTTTTCAGCAACAAAGTGTGTAGCCTCTGAAATAGTTGTTGCCACTGGTAATCCGAAGTGCATCAATATCTGTCAATGTCCAAAAAATTGAAAAGGTGAGGAACATCAAGCTATCTTCAGTTACTTGTATATAGTATATGCAGATGCTGAAATGAAATACCTTTGTTTGATCTTTGATTGTTTCGCTGTCCATGCTTTGGCTGAACAGAACACGGACTGTGGACATATTTCTCTTTCTTCGCCTGCTTGATTGCAGAACCGGAGATGCTTCACTCCGAAAAAGACTAGCAAGCTCCCTGGAAGCTGGTGATTTCAGAAGGCCTCTTTTCAGTGGCTTCTTTGATGTATGTGCCTTAGATTGGGGCTCTGTGCTACTTAACTCTCTCAGTGGTACTCTATTCGCCAAACAAGAGTCACTGACTTTCTGTTCAGATGTTGATTGTTTTTTCAGTTCAGCGCTTAGTGTTCTTTCAAGCTGATTGGTATCCGAAGTTTCTTTCTGAACTCCTTTCACCTTGCTGCGAGTTGTTGTAGCTGATGCTTTAAGATTACCTGAAGAAGACTTGTGGGTCAATTTCATGCCTTTTATGGTATCAGGATCAAATATGCTTGCTGGTTTTGCTCTTGGTAACTCTGTTACTTCTGTAGTTTCGGCTCTGTCTGCATTTGATCTGGTAGCTTTCTTGAACCCAACTTTTGAGCTTCCTGAGGTAAATGTATATGTTCTCTTTCTTTTAGGGTGGATTACAGCATTTTTACCTAATAAACAGGGACTATTTGAGCCCTCTGTACCAGATCCCATGATTACGTCTGACACCTCATCATTTATGGCTCCTCTTGAAACCCGACTCTCCATGCTTCTTTTTGCTTTCCCGGTCATCTGTTTTGCATTCCTCCTTGTTTTTGACTTACTGGGACAATTCATCAAAGGGATTGAACTTTCACCCCTTGGTCTTTCTATGTGGTCTACCTTGAGTTGCTTGAGTTGCGATGTCATTCCCCCTGAGCTCTGAGGTAAGCAGGCTTGCTTTTGCTCTTGAACTAGCAAGTTTACTGAGCAAATTGTATCCACTTTGTTTTCTTTTCCCAAAGTGTTTTCCAGGTGTTCATGCTCCCTGACATCAGAACTGACAGTTGGTCCATTGAACAGTGCTTCCATCGCTTCAGCTGCCATTTGAGTGTTTGGCCCAATATCATATGCTGCATATGAATCTTCAGTAGCACCAACTGGTTCTGGTTTCTTCAGATAGTTCATGCCCAAGTCCTCATCAATACATTCTAGCATGGCCCCAGCCCTGGTACCTGATCCATAGCCACCACATCCCTGGGAGTTCAAACGATTTTTGACATGAACTCTTGGATTTTCCCTGGAAACGTTACCACTTATGCAATCATCGAGGTTGGGAGTATCCAACCAGTCAAAAACAGCTGCCTTCTCAAGTGGGTAACTCTGGTCAACCCTTTTAGCCAAGAACTGAGCTACTTTTGAGCCTAAAGTGGGAGGTGACTTTGTCGCACTTATCTGCTCAACGGTTATTGTCTGAGAAGCTTCCATGTCATCTTCTACTAGCAGCCTATCCACAATATCAAAAGCACTGGCCTGCGATGCATCTCCTGGCTCCTGCGAATTAAGGTACTCCAACCTTGCACGTTCTCTTGGAGCAGTCATTGCTCGTGCTGTAAGCAAGTCCCTGTTACCAACACTACATAGATCATTATCTGAGAGCGAAACTGTTAAAATAACAAGGGAACGGAACTGGCACTGAAATTTCTCAGATTAAATTGATTGGAATGGTAATAAAATACTTAGGACG
Coding sequences within:
- the LOC123080601 gene encoding mediator of DNA damage checkpoint protein 1; protein product: MTAPRERARLEYLNSQEPGDASQASAFDIVDRLLVEDDMEASQTITVEQISATKSPPTLGSKVAQFLAKRVDQSYPLEKAAVFDWLDTPNLDDCISGNVSRENPRVHVKNRLNSQGCGGYGSGTRAGAMLECIDEDLGMNYLKKPEPVGATEDSYAAYDIGPNTQMAAEAMEALFNGPTVSSDVREHEHLENTLGKENKVDTICSVNLLVQEQKQACLPQSSGGMTSQLKQLKVDHIERPRGESSIPLMNCPSKSKTRRNAKQMTGKAKRSMESRVSRGAINDEVSDVIMGSGTEGSNSPCLLGKNAVIHPKRKRTYTFTSGSSKVGFKKATRSNADRAETTEVTELPRAKPASIFDPDTIKGMKLTHKSSSGNLKASATTTRSKVKGVQKETSDTNQLERTLSAELKKQSTSEQKVSDSCLANRVPLRELSSTEPQSKAHTSKKPLKRGLLKSPASRELASLFRSEASPVLQSSRRRKRNMSTVRVLFSQSMDSETIKDQTKILMHFGLPVATTISEATHFVAEKFARTKNMLEAMAMGIPVVTPSWLECCGEARCFIDEKKYIMRDTKKEKELRFSMPVALSQACKKPLLEGRRVLITRNAKPSKELLKCLVVAAGGKLLERITVSMMKNKNFEGAFVISCEQDCNICLPFIKNGLGVFDSELLLNGIVVQKLEFERYRLFHVKCEASARSGPLTCNIMNTSSRKYEPRAPVVTDVIP